The following are encoded together in the Lactuca sativa cultivar Salinas chromosome 1, Lsat_Salinas_v11, whole genome shotgun sequence genome:
- the LOC111882866 gene encoding uncharacterized protein LOC111882866 isoform X2: protein MASSMKRERSLADKNPSSGKKSRVNYGDHSLVGSSLHPITKHRVVLNPADCDLDFNIEGNGLKGSALYENGFAYCWSGARATIGITRGKYCFSCKIVSNQPVEMDETTLDQKHLCRVGISNATNKVGNLGETEHSFGFGGTGKFSNFGKFSSYGERFNIGDTILCAVDMESKPMCSIGFAKNGKWLGIAGYFNGGGVESYFPHVLLKNVVVEMQFGCEDGLIPLHGYRPWACAFEDGNGLVGPTFSNVCECELIMMVGLPASGKTTWAEKWANDHPDKRYILLGTNLALDQMKIAVVVFPRLEELKARSEKSFRELGKEVPVEAVNQMLANFVLPKTKDMHGTDEYFDQVIYIELNMMESNRCLDEMKAKLQSTTTISPYSSHKSSNPVSSYPQEHVMRPHRISTHQNPLQSHLTSLQNQGGSYSYPSQTTLPNRGSNNRFVPRDDLNHRRSYSGYEHRASSAPMGMGISVFSQKNSYHHTYTSTPTQETMDISPRYSTPHLN from the exons ATGGCGTCGTCGATGAAGCGGGAACGCTCTTTAGCAGACAAAAACCCTTCGTCGGGGAAGAAATCAAGAGTCAATTACGGTGATCATTCGCTTGTCGGATCTTCGCTACACCCGATCACCAAACATCGAGTCGTTCTTAACCCTGCAGATTGTGATCTAG ATTTCAATATTGAAGGAAATGGTCTTAAAGGCTCAGCACTTTATGAGAACGGATTTGCTTATTGCTGGTCCGGGGCCCGCGCCACCATAGGCATAACCAGAGGAAAGTATTGCTTTAGTTGCAAAATAGTCTCAAACCAACCTGTTGAAATGGACGAAACTACCCTTGACCAAAAACACCTCTGTCGTGTGGGCATCTCTAATGCAACCAACAAAGTAGGAAACTTAGGGGAAACCGAGCATAGTTTCGGGTTCGGTGGAACAGGAAAGTTTTCTAATTTTGGAAAGTTTTCATCTTATGGAGAAAGATTCAATATTGGAGACACAATTCTTTGTGCAGTAGATATGGAAAGTAAACCAATGTGTAGTATTGGATTTGCCAAGAATGGAAAGTGGTTGGGGATCGCAGGGTATTTTAATGGAGGAGGGGTAGAATCGTACTTTCCACATGTGTTGTTGAAAAACGTTGTGGTTGAGATGCAGTTTGGTTGTGAAGATGGTTTGATTCCATTACATGGGTATAGACCATGGGCatgtgcttttgaggatggaaatGGATTGGTGGGACCCACGTTTTCTAATGTGTGTGAGTGTGAATTGATTATGATGGTTGGATTGCCTGCTTCTGGGAAGACAACTTGGGCTGAAAAATGGGCGAATGATCACCCTGATAAAAGATATATTCTTCTTGGAACAAATTTGGCTCTTGATCAAATGAAG ATTGCAGTTGTGGTTTTCCCAAGGCTGGAAGAACTTAAAGCTCGCAGTGAGAAAAGTTTTAGAGAATTGGGAAAGGAAGTTCCTGTTGAAGCTGTTAATCAAATGCTAg CCAATTTTGTTTTGCCTAAGACCAAGGATATGCATGGAACTGATGAGTATTTTGATCag GTCATATACATAGAACTCAACATGATGGAATCAAACAGATGCTTAGATGAAATGAAAGCAAAACTACAATCCACCACTACtatctctccttattcttctcaTAAAAGCAGCAATCCTGTAAGCAGCTATCCACAGGAGCATGTCATGCGGCCTCACAGAATCTCAACACATCAAAATCCTCTTCAAAGTCATTTAACTTCGTTGCAAAATCAAG GAGGATCTTATTCGTATCCATCTCAAACTACATTGCCTAATAGGGGAAGCAACAACAGATTTGTACCTAGAGATGATCTGAATCACCGCCGTAGTTACAGTGGGTATGAGCACAGAGCATCATCCGCCCCCATGGGTATGGGTATTTCTGTCTTTTCTCAAAAAAACTCATACCACCATACTTATACTTCCACTCCCACCCAAGAAACCATGGATATATCTCCTCGCTACTCTACCCCACACCTCAACTAA
- the LOC111882866 gene encoding uncharacterized protein LOC111882866 isoform X1, whose amino-acid sequence MASSMKRERSLADKNPSSGKKSRVNYGDHSLVGSSLHPITKHRVVLNPADCDLDFNIEGNGLKGSALYENGFAYCWSGARATIGITRGKYCFSCKIVSNQPVEMDETTLDQKHLCRVGISNATNKVGNLGETEHSFGFGGTGKFSNFGKFSSYGERFNIGDTILCAVDMESKPMCSIGFAKNGKWLGIAGYFNGGGVESYFPHVLLKNVVVEMQFGCEDGLIPLHGYRPWACAFEDGNGLVGPTFSNVCECELIMMVGLPASGKTTWAEKWANDHPDKRYILLGTNLALDQMKVPGLLRKQNYGKRFDHLMEHATDIFNTLLTRASKTPRNFIIDQTNVYKSARKRKLKPFANFQKIAVVVFPRLEELKARSEKSFRELGKEVPVEAVNQMLANFVLPKTKDMHGTDEYFDQVIYIELNMMESNRCLDEMKAKLQSTTTISPYSSHKSSNPVSSYPQEHVMRPHRISTHQNPLQSHLTSLQNQGGSYSYPSQTTLPNRGSNNRFVPRDDLNHRRSYSGYEHRASSAPMGMGISVFSQKNSYHHTYTSTPTQETMDISPRYSTPHLN is encoded by the exons ATGGCGTCGTCGATGAAGCGGGAACGCTCTTTAGCAGACAAAAACCCTTCGTCGGGGAAGAAATCAAGAGTCAATTACGGTGATCATTCGCTTGTCGGATCTTCGCTACACCCGATCACCAAACATCGAGTCGTTCTTAACCCTGCAGATTGTGATCTAG ATTTCAATATTGAAGGAAATGGTCTTAAAGGCTCAGCACTTTATGAGAACGGATTTGCTTATTGCTGGTCCGGGGCCCGCGCCACCATAGGCATAACCAGAGGAAAGTATTGCTTTAGTTGCAAAATAGTCTCAAACCAACCTGTTGAAATGGACGAAACTACCCTTGACCAAAAACACCTCTGTCGTGTGGGCATCTCTAATGCAACCAACAAAGTAGGAAACTTAGGGGAAACCGAGCATAGTTTCGGGTTCGGTGGAACAGGAAAGTTTTCTAATTTTGGAAAGTTTTCATCTTATGGAGAAAGATTCAATATTGGAGACACAATTCTTTGTGCAGTAGATATGGAAAGTAAACCAATGTGTAGTATTGGATTTGCCAAGAATGGAAAGTGGTTGGGGATCGCAGGGTATTTTAATGGAGGAGGGGTAGAATCGTACTTTCCACATGTGTTGTTGAAAAACGTTGTGGTTGAGATGCAGTTTGGTTGTGAAGATGGTTTGATTCCATTACATGGGTATAGACCATGGGCatgtgcttttgaggatggaaatGGATTGGTGGGACCCACGTTTTCTAATGTGTGTGAGTGTGAATTGATTATGATGGTTGGATTGCCTGCTTCTGGGAAGACAACTTGGGCTGAAAAATGGGCGAATGATCACCCTGATAAAAGATATATTCTTCTTGGAACAAATTTGGCTCTTGATCAAATGAAG GTTCCTGGTTTACTTCGGAAGCAAAACTATGGGAAGAGGTTTGATCACTTAATGGAGCATGCAACTGATATATTTAATACATTGTTAACAAGggcttccaaaacaccaagaaattTCATTATAGATCAAACAAATGTCTACAAAAGTGCTCGAAAGCGCAAATTGAAGCCTTTTGCAAACTTTCAGAAG ATTGCAGTTGTGGTTTTCCCAAGGCTGGAAGAACTTAAAGCTCGCAGTGAGAAAAGTTTTAGAGAATTGGGAAAGGAAGTTCCTGTTGAAGCTGTTAATCAAATGCTAg CCAATTTTGTTTTGCCTAAGACCAAGGATATGCATGGAACTGATGAGTATTTTGATCag GTCATATACATAGAACTCAACATGATGGAATCAAACAGATGCTTAGATGAAATGAAAGCAAAACTACAATCCACCACTACtatctctccttattcttctcaTAAAAGCAGCAATCCTGTAAGCAGCTATCCACAGGAGCATGTCATGCGGCCTCACAGAATCTCAACACATCAAAATCCTCTTCAAAGTCATTTAACTTCGTTGCAAAATCAAG GAGGATCTTATTCGTATCCATCTCAAACTACATTGCCTAATAGGGGAAGCAACAACAGATTTGTACCTAGAGATGATCTGAATCACCGCCGTAGTTACAGTGGGTATGAGCACAGAGCATCATCCGCCCCCATGGGTATGGGTATTTCTGTCTTTTCTCAAAAAAACTCATACCACCATACTTATACTTCCACTCCCACCCAAGAAACCATGGATATATCTCCTCGCTACTCTACCCCACACCTCAACTAA